A segment of the Pantoea trifolii genome:
CAGCGCACCAATGGTAATGGTGGGGTTATAACCGCCGTTGTTCGGGAAGGCGGATGCGCCGACCACAAACAGGTTGTGCGCATCCCAACTTTGCAGATACGGATTGAGTGCAGAAGTGCTGGGATCGGCGCCCATCACCGCGCCACCAATAGTGTGCGAGCTGTGCTGCTGATACGGATTCCAGCTCTTCTCCGCCTGGTTATCCACCACGATGTGCTGGCCGCCGGTCTCTTTCATGATGTTGATGGCGCGATCGGTGACGTACTTCGCCATGCGCACATCGTTCTGGTTCCAGTCGAACGTGGTGCGGATCAGCGGCTGGCCGTGACGATCTTTGTAGTTGGGATCGAGATCGAGATAGGCTTCGCGCATCGGCATCGAGGTACCCTGGCAGAAGATGGTGCCGGCGGTTTGGTAATCGCGCTTGTAGCCCGCTTTCCACTCGCTGCCCCAGCGTTTGGTGCCCGGACGCAGGCCGTTCATGTTCTGAATCGGACGGCCGTTGGTGGAGAAGCCCATGATGCCCGCGCCGCCGATAAAATCGAGATCGCTGTGGTCGAAGTTATCGCCATTGAAGTCATCAATCTGCACCGCCAATGCGCCGCCGCCGATGAACGGATTCATGTATTCGTTATCAAAGAAGCCGGTGACGCTGGAGCAGGTTTGATAGTTGTAGTTACGGCCAATGGTGCCGCGCCCGGTCAGCGGATTGTATTGCTCGCCCACGCCGGAGAGCAGCATCAGGCGCACGTTATCCATCTGATAAGCGGTGATGCAGACGATATCCGCCGGTTGGAAGCCTTCCACGCCATCCTGAGTAATGAATTTCACACCTTTCACCGTTTTACCGTCGTCATGTTTCACGGCATGCAGCACTTCGGTTTCGGTCAGCAGCGTGAAGTTTGGACGGCGCATCAGCACCGGCAGAATGCAGGCTTGCGGCGATGATTTGGAGAAGTTGCCGCAGCCGTGGAAGTCGCAGAAGCCGCAATACGTACACGGACCCATGCTGACGCCGAGCGGATTCACATAGGCTTGCGACAGGTTACCGGCAGGCACCGTGAACGGGTGATAACCCATATTCTCGGTGGTTTTGCGGTACTTGCTCATCCAGTGCGTATCTTTCAGCGGCGGGGTAGGATAGTCGCGCGAACGCGGGCCTTCGAAGATATTGCCGCCTTTTTGCGGCTGGCCGTTGAGATTGCCCGCGATACCGGAGGTACCCGCAATACGCTCGAAGCGATCGTAGAACGGTGCCATTTCGTCGTAGGTCACGCCCCAATCCTGCAGTTGCAAACCCTGCATCTTCTTCGCGCCGTAGCGTTCACGGGTTTGCTTCGCCACTTCAAAATCCCACGGCGTAAAGCGCCATGACATGCCCGCCCAGTGTGTGCCGGCACCGCCCACGTTCCAGCCAAACTGAAACGCGGACCAGTTACGCACCGGCGCCGCCAGCTGATCGCTGCGGTTGCGGAAGGTGGTGGTTTCCACGCTCATTGGTTGCAGGATTTTGCGGCGCGTGTGGAAACGCAGTTCATCGGCATCAATGGCGACCGGGAAATCGGTCGAGGTATCGCGCCAGGCACCGCGTTCGATGGCGACCACGTTAAGTCCCGCGCGGGTTAGCTCTTCCGCCATCACCGAACCGGCCCAACCTAAGCCGACGATGACCACGTCAGCTTTATTTCTAACTAATGACATTGACTCAGCTCCGGCTATTTAATCGTTAGGAATCAGACTGACGGGAATAAGCGCCAGATTTTCGTTGCGGCGTTCGATATAAGGGCGATAGTCATAGCGTGCGCCAGGAAAACCGATCATTTTCCAGCCCACCATATTTTTATTTCCGCCATAAATCGGATCCGCTAAATAGCTTTCGCGCGCGTTTTGTAGCATTAATTCAAACAGCGCCTGGCTATTCACGTCTTTTCCTAAATCGATCTTGCCGTCTTCCATTGCCGTCAGGAATATATCGATCTGTTCAGCTGATAAGGTATGCAATGAAGCCTGATGCTGTTGCTGCGCCCACTTTTCCAGCGCGGCTAAGCCGGTTAAATAGCGCGCTTTCGGCGGCGTGAGAAATTGCGGGCTGCCCATCAACGCCGCTTCATTTTCCGGATGCAGCGGCGCCTGCAAATAGAGCGCCGCGCCGGAGCCATAATCTCCGGCTAACTGGTTATCGAGGAACTCAATTGCGCCTGCTTCAGTGGCGGATGGACCAAGATCATCGGCGGGGATCAGGCGATCAAAAATAGCGGCCAGATTCTGGCGATCCAGCGGATTAGTGAGCACCTGGTAACCGTCTTGCCATGCGGGTTGCGGCAGGTGATCGGGGCTGAGTTTGGTTTCCAGCGGGACATTGTGCAGCTCTTTCGCCCGCAGTTGCGGCGCGACGGCGAGGGATGCCACAATTCCACTGAGCGAAAAGAGCGCTTCTCTTCGGTTCATACTTCTTATCCCTTAATCTTCAAGACATGAATATTGACAGAGCACGACGTTCAGATATTTCAGACGCAATGACATCGCGCTAAATAGCGCGCAGGCGCTAGCAACGAATCTGCGTTCGTTATTATTTTTTCAGAGGTGGGTTAATATTCGGTCTCCATTTATGGTGACCGTATTCGCGGGAAACCCGTTTATCGGGCGTCCTTTATGTTAATGAATATATTTATTCATATCTTCATAGCAGTGACGGGAAATATCCCACAGATCGTCTTCCCAATTCTGCGGACTTAACAGTTCCGGCGACCAAACGCCGTCGTAGCCGGTTGCTTTCACCGCCGCTACCCAGGCGGCAATATCGACATCGCCTTCGCCCGGCGCATAGTCGCGTTGTACCCACTCATCCCAGGCTTCGCCCGGTTTCGCCGCGCGACCATCGCAGAAATGCACGCCGTAAATCAGATCTTTATCCATGCGCGCCACTTCGGCAGGCGTGGTGCCGCCACCGGCATGCAGGTGCCAGAAATCCACCACCACACCGAGGTTGTCTTTGCCGCTCTGTTTAATCACATCAAGCGCGTGTTGCAGCGAATTGAACGCGGTGAAGGCGACGACTTCAACCTGGAATTTGATGCCGTGCGGTGCGCCGATATCGGCGATGGCGGAGATATTCTCCAGCAGGATGGCATCACGCTCGTTAGCGGAAAGGTGATCGAGTTCGGTCAGCGCCATGATTTGCACTACCGGGCAACGCAATTCTACCGCGGCCTGGCAGATTTTTTCCGCTTCGCGCAGCAGTTCAGCTCGCGCTTGCGGTTCATGTCGACCAATGCGTTTCAGCGCATTGATGCAGGTAATATTGACGCTGTATTTCGCCATCAGATCGCGGTAGGCAGCATAGCTGCCACCGTTTTCCAGATAGCGATACAGGTGTTCTGGCAGGATTTCCAGCCCGCTAAAGCCTGTCTCATGGGCGATGCGTAACTGAGTGACGGCATTGCTGTACCAAACAGACACGCCATGCAACGACAACTTCATCTCTCCTCCTTGTTACCTCACGGCTTCAGGTGAGAGCGTCGAATACGCAATTCTCCCTGAGACCAAACGCCACCCGGAGTGGCACGTTCATCAATCAGCCGGTTCAGGGCTTCAGTGACGATCAAATCAATACGTTGGCTGAAAGTGGTGAGCTGCCAGCCGGGCAAGCTGGCTTCGTCGATGTCATCGAAACCCACCACCGCCATAAATTTGTTGCCTGCACCTTCGCGCAGTGCCGCCAGCGCGCCGAGCGCCAGCACATCGTTTTCGCAAAACAGCGCTTCTACCCGCTGATCGGGCGCGTGCGCGTTGAGATACTCGGTCAACACGTCGTAGCTGCGTTCGCGGGCGTATTCACCGGCGGTGAGCAGCACTTCCAGCGCTAAGCCAGCTTCGTTGAGCGCCAGTTGCAAGCCTTCTAAACGCAGCGTGTGATGGCTGCTGGTGGCCGGTCCCATCATGTAACCGATGCGCGTATAGCCTTGCGCCAGCAGCAGTTCGCCCAGCTGTTTGCCCGCCTGCAATCCATCGACATTGACCACTTCAATGCCGGGTTCGTCGTTGTTACGGCACACCTGCACCAGCGGAATGTGGTGCATTTCACGCGCCACGGCGATCAGTTCATCACTCAGCACCGTGCCGAGAAACAGCATGCCATCGACCTGCAGCTGATCGGCCAGCGACAGCACCGCACGGTAGTTTTCACCGCTACCAATATTCAGCAGCAGCGCCATGTAGCCGCGCTGCTGGAGCTGGCGGGTGACGGTGTCGAGCATCAGCATCGAGTGCGGATTTTTTAGCTCGTCGATCACCACGCCAATAATCTGAGTCTTTTTCTGCGAAAGGCTGCGCGCCAGCAGGTTAGGGCGGTAACCCAGCTCGGTAGCAATAGTGATTACGCGTTCGCGCGCTTTCTCGGAAATGGACGCGCCGGGCGTAAAGGCTCGCGACACCGTCCATTTCGAGACGCCAGCCAGTCTTGCCACATCGCTGGCGGTGGCTTTGTGGGATTTTGCGGTTGGTTTACTCATAGCACCTGCATAGGGGAAATAGCGGAGACCCCCAGCATTGAACGTGAAACCCAACGGAAAATAAACACCTAAGCGCACGCATTTGGTGTAAAGCGCGACAATTAACCCTGTTTTTATGATGTTGCGATTATGTTTGATCTTTGCACCCGATTGCAATGTTTTTTGCAATCGGGTGCATTTCATTCACTTTTTGTGATCGCTTTCGCTGATTTGCACTTTGCCAGATTGACTAAAAAGTCGTCTTCGCCGACATTTTGCTCACCACAAAGCAAGAAACATCATTAAAGGCTCACCTAAGTGGCTCATTTTGCACCCGGTAGCAAAAAGTATAATACTTGAAAAACAATACCCAACATCTTACCTCAACCCATTTTGCACCCGAGTGCAAAATAAACAGGAGTTGTTATGCTCATCGGTGAAAAGAGTATTCCACGCCCACTGCGCTGGGCGATGATCGGCGGCGGTCGTCTCAGCCAGGTTGGTTATAAACACCGTTGTGGTGCGCTGCGTGATAACACGGCGTATCAGATGGTTGCCAGCGCCTTTGATATCGATGCCGAGCGCGGCCGCGATTTCGGCGTCAACTTAGGACTCGATGCGGATCGCTGCTACGCCACTTATCAGCAGCTGCTGGCCGAAGAGGCAAAGCGTGAGGATGGCGTTGAAGTGGTATCTATCGCCACACCAAACGGCACCCATTTCGAGATCACTAAAGCGGCGCTGAATGCCGGTATTCACGTGATTTGTGAAAAGCCACTGTTCTTCACCACTGCCGAAGCGCTGGAAATCAAAGCGCTGGCGGCGGCGAAAGGGCTGATTGTCGGCGTAACTTACGGTTTCTCTGGCCATCCGCTGCTAATGCAGATGCGGGCGATGATCGCCAATGGCGAAATTGGTGATGTGCGCATGGTGGAGCTGCAATACACCCACGGCTTCAGCGCCAATGACAGCGCCGACAAATTCAGCGAAGCGCAAAAATGGCGCGTCGATCCTAAAATTGCCGGTCCGTCGTTTGTACTCGGCGATATCTCTACGCACACCTTCTACATCTCACAGCTGGTGCTGCCAGAGCTGAAAGTGAAATCGCTGCTGTGCGATCGTCAGAGTTTTATTCCGTCGCGTGCGCCGCTGGAAGATAACGCCATGGTGCTGATGCATTACGACAACGGCGCGGTAGGGCGCATGTGGGCCTCATCCATTAACGCCGGTTCGATGGACAGCCAAAGCATTCGTGTGATTGGTTCGCGCGCCAGTCTGGAGTGGAGCGACTACAACCCTGGTGAGCTGAAATATGAAGTGCAGGGCCAGCCGAATCAGATCATGCATCACGGCATGCCGTACCTGCATGAAAGTGCTTTGGCAGATGAACGTCTGGGCGCACTGCATACCGAAGGTCTGGCGGAATCCTGGGCCAACATCTATTTGAAATTTGCCATCGCCATTCACGCCACCCAACAGGGCGACCAAAAAACTCTCGATAACCTGATCTATCCCGATATCAACGCCGGGATTGAAGGTGTGCGCTGGATCGAAAACTGCGTGCGTTCTGCGGACAACGGCGCGAGCTGGGTTAACTACGAATAAGGACTGCCATGAAACTCTCGTTTTGTACCGATAGCCTCGGTCATCTGCCGTTTGAACAGATGCTGGATAAATTGCTGGAACTGGGTGTTTACGGCGTTGAAATGACGACCGGCGGCTGGTCACCGGCACCGCATCTGCGTACCGAAGCGTTGCTGGCGAGTGCCACGCAGCGTCAACAGCTACTCCAGGCGCTGGAGAGTCGCGGCATGTCGATTGCGGCGCTGAACGTGTCGGGTAATCCGCTCGATCCGGGCGAACTGGGCAACAAGCATAAACGCGATACGGAAAACGCGCTGGCGCTGGCCGGTGAATTGGGCGTGAAAAAAATCGTGATGATGAGCGGCCTGCCGCCCGCCAGTTCGCACGACACCACTCCAAACTGGATCACTTACACCGTGAGCTGGCCGGCGACGCTGAAAAACTGCCTCGATTATCAGTGGAATGAAGTGGCAATCCCATACTGGCAAGGGCTGGTGCAGCGCGCTAAAGAGGGCGGCGTGGAGAAGTTTGCGCTGGAGAACTTCAGTTCGATGCTGGTGTGGAATCCGGAAACCTTGTTCCGCCTGCGCGACGCGGTGGGTGATATGGTTGGTCTGAACCTCGATCCCAGCCATCTGCTGTGGATGGGCGCGGACCCGATTGCCGCTGCGCGCGCGCTTGGCCCGGCGATTCATCACTGCCACGGCAAAGATGTGCGTCTGGAGCGCGGGCTGGTGGACATCAACGGTCTGCTGGAAACCAAACCGGTGGAAGATGTCGCCAATCGCGCGTGGAACTATGTTGCCGTCGGTTGCGGCCAGGATCTGCAGTGGTGGAAAGAGTTCTTCTCGGTGGTACGCATGATGGGCTACAACGATTGGGTATCGCTGGAGATGGAAGATCTCACCATGTCGGTGGAAGCGGGCGTGACCTCCTCGATTGCGGCGCTTAAGCAAACCATTAGCCAGTAATGTCAAACCCACGGCGGGCAAGCGCTCGCCGTGTTCTGTACATCGAGCCTTGCCTGCCTGATAATTCGTGGTTCACCCATAATTAAGAGGCACGCCATGCTGGAAAACCACCCACAGCGCGATGAAATCAGGCTGGAGAATGTGCTGGCGGCGTTGGGCAATCCGATGCGTATGACGGTGATCAGCATTCTGGCGGACGGCGGTGAACACACTTGCGGATCGCTGCTGAAAGGCGTTTCCAAATCCACCTTAACCCATCACTGGCGCGTGCTGCGCGAGGGCGGCATTATCTGGCAGAAACCCTCTGGCCGTGAAAATCTGCTGTCGCTGCGCCGCGACGATCTCGATGCCCGTTTTCCGGGTTTACTTGATTCGCTGTTAAACGCCACTCAGCAAGATCCCTTGACCCGCACCACGCTGGATGACTTCCAGGTTAAATAACCCGCGCACGCCCAGCCAGCGTTGCCACAACCATCTGCAATCCGGCTATCACCAACAGCAGCATCAGCGGCCACTGCCAGTTGCCGCTGACATCATGCAGCAGGCCAAAACAGAGCGGGCCCAGCGCCGCTAATCCGTAACCGACGCACTGCGCCATGCCCGATAATTTCGACGCCTGAAGATGATCATGGGTGCGCAGATTAAACAGCGACAGGCAAATCACCATCGATGCGCCAGCGCCTAATCCCGCCAGAATCAGCCACAGCAGCGCGTGATTAGGTGCTATTAGCAGACCCGCAACGGCGATAAAAATCGACAGCGAGGCGAGAAAACCAATCGCTCGCTGATCGCGCATTTTCTTCAGCGCACTCATGCAAGCCAGATTCGAAACGATGGCCACAATCTGATAGACAAACAGCATGCCACCCGCTTCCAGTTGGCTAATGCCGCTGTCTTGCGCAAAAGGCGTAAACCAGCCAATCAAGGTGTAAAACACCAGAGACTGGCAGGCCATAAACAGTGTAACCTGCCAGCCTAAGGCCGCGCGCCACGGTGAGCGCGTTGAAGTGCTGTTGGCGCTGTTTTTTGCCTGAGACGCAGGCTTCTTCAGATACGGCAGCCAGGCTAACAGCGCGACGATCGCCGGAACCAGCCACACTGCTAATGAGAGTCGCCAGCCCGCGCTACTTAGCTCTGCCAGCGGCACCACCACGCCCGACGCAATGCTGGCGGTGATTGCCATGGTCATCGCGTACAAGCCAACATATCGGGCGGTGTGTTCGGTGAAATCACGTTTAATCAGCGGCGGCAGGAGCACGTTGGCCGCCGCAATCCCCGAGCTCAGGATGATGGTTCCCGCCCACAACGCAGATTCACTGCCGCTGATACGCAGCATCGATCCCAGCGTGATGAGCAGTAATGCGCCCCACAAACTGCGCTCAAGACCAAAACGGTTGCCGAACCAGGCTGCAGGTGGCGCTAAGGTAGCGAACATCAACAGCGGCAAGAAGTTAATCACGCCCGCGGCACTGGCGCTCAGGCCAAACGTCAGCCGGATGTTTTCCAGCACCGGGCCGACCGCGGTAATAGGCGTGCGCAAGTTGGCCGCCGTCAGCAGCAGTAAGAACAGGAAAAAACCAGAACGACGCAGAACAGGATTCGCAGATAACGCGGTATGGGTCATATTTTCGCACCATAGCAATGAGGCAGACCGAGTCTGCTTATGGTGCGTTGGTTGACGTTAACGCTTACGCAGCGGCGATTGACCGCTGAAAGGAGGGCAATACTAACGAGTGAGTGGGGAGATGTAAAGTCGACGGATTATCGAGTGCGGTCATATTAAATTTGTCGCTTGCGCCATCGCTCATCCGCGTCCACCTTTAGTATTTCCCTTTTCCACAAATGGACGAACAATGCTCTGGTTATGGAACGTGCTTATCTTGTTGGCAACCGTGGTGGTGATGGAAATCGTCGCGGCGCTGTCGCATAAATACATCATGCACGGCTGGGGTTGGGGCTGGCATTTGTCGCACCATGAACCGCACAGCGGTAAGTTTGAGCTCAACGATCTGTATGCGGTGGTGTTTGCGGTACTGGCGATTGTGCTGATTTATGTCGGTGTGCAAGGCATGTGGCCGCTGCAGTGGATTGGTGCCGGAATGACGACGTACGGTGCGCTCTACTTCATGGTGCACGATGGTCTGGTGCATCAACGCTGGCCGTTCCGCTATATCCCACGCAAAGGCTATCTCAAGCGCTTATACATGGCGCACCGCATGCATCATGCGGTGCGCGGACGTGAAGGCTGCGTATCATTTGGTTTTCTCTATGCGCCACCGCTGAATAAGCTGCAAGCCACGCTGCGCCAGCGCCACGGGCGAAAAATCAACGAGGACGCTGCCACAGACCAGCCGGACGCGGTTCAGGACGAGCCACACGCGAAGTAATCGCCAAACCAGCCCCTTTCACCAGCAGCGCCAGTTTTTCACCTTTACTGGTGCGCTGACGTGAATCCCAGGCGTGCACACCGGCGTGTTGAACTTTGACGCCAATTTCGCGATAAACGCCGCGTGCCGTAGCGATGGCCCACGCCGAGCGCAGCGGTAAACCCGGTAAACCGGATCGCGCCGAGTGATAATAGGCTTCCGCTTCCGTCACTAAACGCGCTGCCAGTGTGGCGAGCGCTGCACGATGTTGCGGCGCCGTCAGCGTATCGGCGCGTAATCCCGCCTGATCGAGCCAGGTTTGCGGCAGATAGCAGCGACCATTTGTGGCATCTTCGACAATGTCGCGCGCAATGTTAGTGAGCTGGAACGCCAGACCTAAATCGCAGGCGTGATCGAGTACCGCTTCGTCACGCACGCCCATTACGCGCGCCATCATCAAACCGACCACGCCCGCAACGTGATAGCAGTAACGCAGTGTGTCGTCGAAGCTGGCATAGTGTTCGTCACGTGCATCCATGGCGAAGCCTTCCAGATGATCAAACGCCAGTTGCTGAGGCAGTTGGTGAATGATCGCCACTTCCTGAAACGCCCTAAAGGCCGGTTCATCCATGTGCGCACCGCTGTAGGCGCGACGGGTTTCAATCTGCAGATGCTGCATACGTGCCTGCGCGTCTTCGACAGCATGCTGTGTGCCGCCTTCGCCCAGCGTTTGCCCATCAATCACATCGTCGCAGTGACGACACCAGGCATACAGCATCAACGTGCTACGGCGCGTCGGTGCATCAAACAGCTTGGCGGCGGTGGCGAAACTCTTCGAGCCGACCGCCATGGTTTGCGTCACTTGCTCAAGTAAAGGCTGTCGATTCATTCGGCGCGATCCTCCAGCATCAGCCTGGCGGTGGCCTTAGCCGAACCGATTACACCGGGCACGCCCGCGCCCGGATGCGTACCGGCACCCACCAGATAGAGATTGCTGATATCGGCATCACGATTATGCGGGCGGAACCAGGCGCTTTGCGTCAAAATCGGCTCCAGCGAAAACGCCGAGCCGTGATGGGCATGCAGCGTGTCGCGAAAATCAAACGGCGTAAACATTCTGTGTGTCACTAATTGCTGACGTAATCCCGGCATGTAGTGCTGCTCCAGATAAGCAAAAATTCGATCGCGCAAGCGCGGTCCTTCCTGTTGCCAGTCGATGTCAGCGGTGCCGAGATGCGGCACCGGCGCTAACACATAAAAGCTGCCGCAGCCGGGCGGTGCCAGCGACGGATCGCTGCTGCAGGGCGCGTGCAGGTAGAGTGAAAAGTCCTCAGCTAGCTGGCTGCTGTTAAAAATCTCATCAATCAATTCGCGGTAACGCGGGCCAAAACAGACAGTGTGATGCGCGAGCTGTTCATGTGGCTGATTAAGGCCAAAATAGAGCACAAACAGCGAGTTGCTCATGCGCTTACGCTTCAGCGATGTTGCACGTTTGATTGCCAGCGGATGATGGCGCAGCAGTTTGTCGTAGGTATGCACCACGTCGGCATTGGAGGCCACAGCAGCGGCATCGAAGCGTCGTCCGTCTTCTAACTGAACGCCGCTAATGCGGTTGCCGCTGGTTTCCAGCTGACTCACTTCGGCATTCAGTAACAGCTCGCCGCCAAGATCCTCAAACAGCCGCGCCATGCCTTGTACCAGCGCACCGGTGCCGCCGCGCGGAAACCATACGCCCCATTCACGTTCCAGCGCATGAATTAAGGTATAGATCGATGACGTTGCAAAAGGATTACCGCCCACCAGCAATGAGTGAAAGGAAAACGCCTGACGCAGATGATCGTCCTGAATAAATTTCGCCACCATGCTGTAGACGCTGCGCCAGGCTTGCAAACGTCCCAGCTGCGGCGCGACGCGCAGCATGTCACGCACTTGCAGAAACGGCACCGTACCGAGTTTCAGATAACCTTCTTTAAATACTTCACGGGAATAGGCGAGAAACTGACGATAGCCTGCAACATCCTGCGGATTGAACGTGGCGATCTGCTGCTCCAGCAGCGGCTGATTGTTGTCGTAATCGAGCTGTTTGCCATCTTCCCAGCACAGGCGATAGAAGGGCGTTACCGGCATCAGCTCGACGTAATCGCTGAGCGATTTTCCCGCCAAGGTAAACAACTCTTCGATGGCGCTGGGATCGGTGATCACCGTAGGTCCGGCATCAAAGGTAAAGCCGCTATCTTCAAACACATAGGCGCGTCCGCCCGGTTTGTCGCGCTGCTCGAGTAAGGTGGTTGGTATGCCCGCTGCTTGCAGGCGAATCGCCAGCGCCAGGCCGCCAAAGCCTGCGCCAATCACATAAGTGCGTTTCATTTTTTCTTCCCTGGTTCGACAGAATTCAACAGCGCACGCAGCGCTTCACCGATGGGCACCGGCGGTTTGCCGCACAGAATTCGCGCTTTATCGCGCAGGCGCAGTTGCCCGGCGTAAAAGCGGCTAATTAACCCGGCATCGAGCCGGTAAAAACGTTGCATCACGCGCCAGCGCTGCTGCGGCTCGCCGGCCAAAAACAGCATGCGGTTCAGCAGGCGGAAAAAACGCTGCTCGCGCCACTGCTGACGGGCAAAGCGTTCGATGTGTTGGCTGAGCGTATTGGCATCGGTTGGCAACAGCGTGGCCACCCGTTCCGCCAGCGCCACGGCGGACGGCAAGGAGTAACCGGTGGTGGCATGAAACAGCCCGGCGCGCAGGCCGCTGCACGCTTGGCCGCGCTGTTGTTGCCAGAATCGATCGATATCGCCGCTCAGGGTAATTGGTAAAATGCCGTGCTCTTCACGCCGCAGCGTGCCAAGCCGCCAGCCTTGCTGTTTGGCATAGTCGGCGATGTGATGACGAGCGGTATTCTCCGCCAGCGTGGGCTGATTAACGTAATGGGTATCTTCAATCAGCAACCGATCGGCGCTGAGCGGCAGCGTGTAAACAAACCGATAGCCCGCTTGCTGATCGACGGTGGCATCCATCAGGATTGGCTGTTGCAGGCCGTGCGGCTGCGCCAGCTGCCACTCTTGTCCGAGAAACACCTGATAACCCAGTTGCAGATGCGGCGTGGGTTGTAAGCCGCGACCATCAATCACCACTTGCGCAGCAAGCTCACGGCCATCCGCCAGCGTCACCTGCGTGGGTTTTACCTGTTGTACGGCTGTGTTTGTCCACAGATCGTCACCCATCGCCGCGTAGAGATGCCGGGCAAAATCGTCTGATGCGATGGAACAATAATCCCCGTGCAGATCGCGGCGCAGCGCGGGAAAACGTACCTGATAACCGGACCAACGTGCCGTCATCAGCGGGTGCAGCCAACGCAGCTGTTCAGCGCTGAGGTCGCTCTGATGAAATGACCAGGTATGATTGCCTGCCGGATGTGCGTCGCTCTCCAGCAGCAGGCATTTCAGCTGCGGCTGCAACTGACGCAGGCGCAGTGCAATCAAGCCATTCGCCAGTCCGGCACCGACCAAAATCACATCGTATTGCGTGCGCATTAGGTCGCCTCCGCCAGCACAACTTGCTGCTGGCACAGCGCCTGCTCGACGATGTCAGCCGCGCGCTGGCAACCGCCTGCACGCTGCAGTTGTGCCTGTATCGCTGACATCCGTAGCGCGTAACGATCGTCGGTCAGTAGCTGTTGCAGATGTTGCTCCAGTTGATGAACGCGGCTGAAGCGCGATGCGCGCCTACCGACGCCATGCCACTCAATGCGCGCCGCCACGCCGGGCTGATCAAAAGCAATCGGCAGCGCCAGCATCGGTGTGCCGCATTCCAGTGCTTCCAACGCGCTGTTTAATCCGGCATGGGTGATAAACAGTTGGGCGTGCTGTAGGGCGGCGCGTTGATCGACAAAATCCGTCACCCACGCCGCACCAGCGAGCTCCAGCTGGTGCGCCTGTTCGGTGTTCAATCCTCCGCAATGGGCGATCACCAGCGAAAGTTGCTGGCGGCGGCACGCCTGTGCCAGATGCAAAAACAGGCGGAAGCGATGGCCTTGCAGCGTACCCAGCGAGGCGTAAACCACCGGCTGGCGCAGCGCCGGCCAGGGCGCATTGAGCGGCGCTGCCGCAACCGGCGCGCGCAGTTGTCCGACGGCGTGATAGCAGGCCGGCAGTTGCTGACGCGGAAAATCAAAGGCCGGCACCATCTGGCTGATTTGTGCCAGTGGCGACAGGCACTGATGTAATCCGCGCCGCGCCGTCAAATTAAACGCCCGCGCATGTTTGAGGATCACCTCGCCGTGACGACGCATAATGCGATCATACATATCGCTGCTGGCCTGAAAACGTTTTAGCGCTTTTTCATCCTGAGCAAAACGGAAGGGCATCACCGCCAGCGGAATCCCGGCTTCACGATTGACCGGCAAGGCGCAGGCCACCGAAACAAAGGGCAGATGCAGTGCTTCAGCGACCAATCCGCCCGCCGCTTCCATCTCATCGGCGATCACGCCATCAATCTTCAACGCTTTCAGTACCGCAGGCAGTTCGCGGCACAGCATATCGGTGCAGGAC
Coding sequences within it:
- the crtY gene encoding lycopene beta-cyclase CrtY; the encoded protein is MRTQYDVILVGAGLANGLIALRLRQLQPQLKCLLLESDAHPAGNHTWSFHQSDLSAEQLRWLHPLMTARWSGYQVRFPALRRDLHGDYCSIASDDFARHLYAAMGDDLWTNTAVQQVKPTQVTLADGRELAAQVVIDGRGLQPTPHLQLGYQVFLGQEWQLAQPHGLQQPILMDATVDQQAGYRFVYTLPLSADRLLIEDTHYVNQPTLAENTARHHIADYAKQQGWRLGTLRREEHGILPITLSGDIDRFWQQQRGQACSGLRAGLFHATTGYSLPSAVALAERVATLLPTDANTLSQHIERFARQQWREQRFFRLLNRMLFLAGEPQQRWRVMQRFYRLDAGLISRFYAGQLRLRDKARILCGKPPVPIGEALRALLNSVEPGKKK
- a CDS encoding glycosyltransferase; this encodes MGHFAVIAPPLYSHFHALQALAQTLLARGHRITFIQQADARTLLSDERIDFVAVGQQTHLAGSLAPVLHRLASPGGLSLFRVINDLASCTDMLCRELPAVLKALKIDGVIADEMEAAGGLVAEALHLPFVSVACALPVNREAGIPLAVMPFRFAQDEKALKRFQASSDMYDRIMRRHGEVILKHARAFNLTARRGLHQCLSPLAQISQMVPAFDFPRQQLPACYHAVGQLRAPVAAAPLNAPWPALRQPVVYASLGTLQGHRFRLFLHLAQACRRQQLSLVIAHCGGLNTEQAHQLELAGAAWVTDFVDQRAALQHAQLFITHAGLNSALEALECGTPMLALPIAFDQPGVAARIEWHGVGRRASRFSRVHQLEQHLQQLLTDDRYALRMSAIQAQLQRAGGCQRAADIVEQALCQQQVVLAEAT